One Luteibacter aegosomaticola genomic window carries:
- a CDS encoding efflux RND transporter periplasmic adaptor subunit, with product MKKKILFGSSALAVAIASAVWLGSPTSTHAAEPAHAMPTPEVTVAQVLLRPVSDSNTFTGRIQAVDTIQIRPRVSGYVDSVHFREGAVVKKGDLLFTIDPRPYRAESDRLAANLAQAKAEAKNADANAARGSKLVAQHAVSQEEADRLDTAAASAKAQVASVQAALDNARLNLSFTEVRAPVDGKVSNAQITAGNLVTPTDTLTSVVTTDPMYVYFDVDEQSFLKLDRLRRQNGHAPEVDMGLADEQGYPHIGKIDFVDNQVKAGAGTIRLRAVFPNADGAFTAGLFARVELRSGEAQPRALIDDKAVGTDLGNKFVYVVGKDKKVEYRRVSTGALVDGLRVVDSGLNAEDIVIVNGLQHVRPGVEVNAKRVAMASLVPDSARNVASRPAGVDSVAQAKD from the coding sequence ATGAAGAAGAAAATCCTGTTCGGTTCGTCCGCCCTGGCCGTCGCCATCGCGTCCGCCGTCTGGCTGGGCTCGCCCACCAGCACCCACGCCGCGGAACCGGCCCACGCCATGCCCACCCCCGAGGTGACCGTGGCCCAGGTCCTGCTCCGCCCGGTCAGCGACAGCAATACCTTCACCGGCCGGATCCAGGCCGTGGATACGATCCAGATCCGCCCGCGCGTCAGCGGCTACGTGGATTCGGTGCACTTCCGCGAAGGCGCCGTGGTGAAGAAGGGCGACCTGCTCTTCACCATCGACCCGCGCCCGTACCGCGCCGAGAGCGACCGCCTCGCCGCGAACCTGGCCCAGGCCAAGGCTGAAGCGAAGAACGCCGACGCCAACGCCGCCCGCGGCAGCAAGCTCGTCGCACAGCACGCCGTCTCGCAGGAAGAGGCCGATCGCCTCGACACCGCCGCTGCCAGCGCCAAGGCACAGGTCGCGTCGGTGCAGGCCGCGCTCGACAACGCCCGTCTCAATCTCTCGTTCACCGAGGTGCGCGCCCCGGTCGATGGCAAGGTCAGCAACGCGCAGATCACCGCTGGCAACCTCGTCACCCCGACCGATACCCTCACCAGCGTCGTCACCACCGACCCGATGTACGTGTACTTCGACGTCGATGAGCAGAGCTTCCTCAAGCTCGACCGCCTGCGCCGCCAGAACGGCCACGCGCCGGAAGTCGACATGGGCCTCGCTGACGAACAGGGCTACCCGCACATCGGCAAGATCGATTTCGTCGACAACCAGGTGAAGGCCGGTGCTGGCACGATCCGCCTCCGCGCCGTGTTCCCGAACGCCGATGGCGCGTTCACCGCTGGCCTCTTCGCCCGCGTCGAACTGCGTAGCGGCGAAGCCCAGCCGCGTGCGCTCATCGACGACAAGGCCGTCGGCACCGACCTCGGCAACAAGTTCGTCTACGTCGTCGGCAAGGACAAGAAGGTGGAATACCGCCGCGTGTCCACCGGTGCGCTGGTCGACGGCTTGCGTGTCGTCGATAGCGGCCTGAATGCCGAAGACATCGTGATCGTGAACGGCCTGCAGCACGTGCGCCCCGGCGTGGAAGTGAACGCCAAGCGCGTGGCCATGGCCTCCCTGGTACCCGATAGCGCGCGCAACGTCGCCAGCCGCCCGGCCGGTGTCGATAGCGTCGCGCAGGCGAAGGACTGA
- a CDS encoding LysR family transcriptional regulator has protein sequence MEDFSAISVFVRVVEAKSFSAAATHLEMTPSGVSRAISRLEESLGARLFFRSTRSLRLTDDGGAFYARCKEILADLTEATEALGYAKTKPAGKLRVAASSAVGRAALIPNLAEFEARYPDIRLELTMCDFPFDLNEEGFDCAIRMGELADSSLIARKIGHFSNVLCASPAYLARHGMPSSIEDLKTHRTVNFVHPNTGKPYQWQFDSPSGRVSVDVDAHMMINDGESVIQAAIAGLGIIQAPHCLAACALQKGLLEIIMTDTISTGSNLWIVYPQKRHLSARVQAFIEWTSELFQRTSDPQCRLVEMQQAELEAARKKALPAMAAVA, from the coding sequence ATGGAAGACTTTTCCGCTATCAGCGTGTTTGTCCGGGTGGTCGAAGCGAAGAGCTTTTCCGCTGCCGCCACGCACCTGGAAATGACCCCCTCGGGGGTAAGTCGCGCCATCTCCCGGCTGGAAGAAAGCCTGGGTGCGCGGCTGTTCTTCCGTTCGACGCGTTCGTTGCGTTTGACCGACGATGGCGGCGCGTTCTACGCGCGTTGCAAGGAGATTCTGGCGGATCTCACCGAGGCCACGGAGGCTCTGGGCTACGCCAAGACCAAGCCGGCGGGCAAGTTGCGCGTGGCCGCGTCGTCAGCCGTGGGCCGGGCCGCGTTGATCCCGAACCTGGCGGAATTCGAGGCCCGTTACCCGGATATCCGCCTCGAACTGACCATGTGCGACTTCCCCTTCGATCTGAATGAGGAAGGCTTCGATTGCGCGATCCGCATGGGCGAGCTGGCCGATTCCAGCCTCATCGCGCGCAAGATCGGCCACTTCAGCAATGTGCTCTGTGCCTCCCCGGCGTATCTCGCCCGGCATGGCATGCCCAGCTCGATCGAGGACCTGAAGACCCACCGTACGGTGAACTTCGTCCACCCGAACACCGGCAAGCCCTACCAGTGGCAGTTCGACTCCCCGAGCGGCCGCGTGTCGGTGGATGTCGATGCGCACATGATGATCAACGACGGTGAGTCGGTGATCCAGGCGGCGATCGCTGGGCTCGGCATCATCCAGGCCCCCCACTGCCTGGCCGCCTGCGCCCTGCAGAAGGGCCTGCTCGAGATCATCATGACCGACACGATCTCGACCGGCTCCAACCTGTGGATCGTCTACCCGCAGAAGCGCCACCTCTCGGCCCGCGTGCAGGCCTTCATCGAGTGGACCAGCGAGCTGTTCCAGCGCACCAGCGACCCGCAGTGCCGCCTGGTCGAAATGCAGCAGGCCGAGCTCGAAGCGGCGCGCAAGAAGGCGCTGCCGGCCATGGCCGCGGTGGCCTGA
- a CDS encoding serine hydrolase domain-containing protein — MLRHRLACLILALTAPAAWAAAYAPPKPGPDGWPTASAATLGWDTALLDSLPAKMADGTYKKITSVVVADHGRLVYEGYFNGGSAEALNDVRSATKSLTAMLVGAAIARGAIKDVHAPVYAFFPEMKLEKPDPRRAGITLEDLLTMSSIWECDDDNQFSTGNEERMYVSERWLGFALNLPVRGYAPWVQRPADSPYGRTFSYCTAGAFVAGAAVERAVKEPLATFARDALEQPLGITESHWNVSSEGIGMGGGGTRYRSRDLAKFGELALDGGAWKGKQVLPAAWVKAMLSPHAQAREEAEYGYLWWRFHFAIDGVDTPVWAMSGNGGNYVFVVPSRGVVAVITSQAYNERFAHPQSQGLFRDIVLKALPKP, encoded by the coding sequence ATGCTGCGCCACCGCCTTGCCTGCCTCATCCTTGCCCTGACTGCGCCTGCGGCGTGGGCCGCCGCCTACGCGCCACCTAAACCCGGCCCCGATGGCTGGCCCACCGCCAGCGCCGCCACCCTCGGCTGGGACACGGCGCTACTGGATAGCCTGCCGGCGAAGATGGCCGACGGTACCTATAAGAAGATCACCAGCGTGGTCGTGGCCGACCATGGCCGGCTGGTCTACGAGGGCTATTTCAACGGGGGCTCGGCCGAGGCGCTGAACGACGTCCGTTCGGCGACGAAGAGCCTCACCGCCATGTTGGTCGGCGCCGCGATCGCGCGCGGTGCCATCAAGGACGTCCACGCCCCCGTGTACGCCTTCTTCCCGGAAATGAAGCTGGAGAAGCCCGACCCGCGGCGCGCCGGGATCACCCTGGAAGACCTGCTCACGATGAGCTCGATCTGGGAGTGCGACGACGACAATCAGTTCTCCACCGGGAATGAGGAGCGGATGTACGTGTCCGAGCGCTGGCTGGGCTTCGCGTTGAACCTGCCGGTGCGTGGCTACGCGCCGTGGGTGCAGCGGCCAGCCGATTCGCCCTATGGGCGTACGTTCTCGTACTGCACGGCCGGTGCCTTCGTCGCGGGCGCGGCTGTTGAGCGTGCGGTAAAAGAGCCGCTCGCTACGTTCGCGCGCGATGCGCTTGAACAACCCCTAGGCATCACCGAGTCCCACTGGAACGTCTCCAGCGAGGGAATCGGCATGGGTGGCGGGGGTACCCGTTACCGTTCGCGCGACCTGGCGAAGTTCGGCGAGCTGGCGCTCGACGGCGGCGCATGGAAGGGCAAGCAGGTGCTGCCCGCCGCGTGGGTGAAAGCGATGCTCTCGCCGCATGCCCAGGCCCGCGAAGAAGCGGAGTACGGATACCTGTGGTGGCGTTTCCACTTCGCGATCGATGGCGTCGATACGCCGGTGTGGGCGATGAGCGGCAACGGCGGTAACTACGTATTCGTGGTGCCCTCGCGTGGCGTCGTGGCCGTCATCACCAGCCAGGCGTACAACGAGCGCTTCGCGCACCCTCAGTCGCAGGGTCTGTTCCGCGACATCGTGCTCAAGGCCCTGCCCAAACCCTGA
- a CDS encoding winged helix-turn-helix domain-containing protein: MARYRLLDLRIDLDHQTVERAGTRLEVAGLSFRLLACLIEHGDHVVTFDELIAAVWAPAVVNEETVTQRVRLLRQALGDDARAPRYIRTVRSRGYQLGAPVIPDLVEPGRRRLALWPALAAVSVLAVTALGASFLAREEKPVTSAEQEILDRAQWYARIGQRDNNERALALYDRALHEAPDDVDALVGASRTRAARTCLYNGSTDDARDALRIASRAVSVGSDNPRAWSALGYARDCLGDIGGAIAAYEAAVRLDPDDDATRSSAAYLYQEQGRLADAMRANLDMRGDPGRVRYREVQLAREYELLGFVTQAGQRYKRIFELAPDNVFGNLGWPAYLFAHGRFDEARAAVAEARQRDTARPELAQLDGELALRRGDHAAAANAFAEAHALRPDASLPGTLVLLHASQPLTGDALAQRIADTRKALVDNPWPASRFELVWLMEAAGDHRGAIAALEEAVAMGWRDTGYLRASPLFATIAADPGFQDVIDSIDRRTRAERERVLDASWCPSDLPCHEPQKRDPPL; the protein is encoded by the coding sequence GTGGCCCGCTATCGCCTTCTCGACCTGCGTATCGACCTCGACCACCAGACGGTCGAACGCGCCGGCACGCGGCTGGAGGTGGCGGGCCTCAGCTTCCGCTTGCTCGCCTGCCTGATCGAGCACGGCGATCACGTCGTGACCTTCGACGAGTTGATTGCCGCCGTGTGGGCTCCCGCGGTGGTGAATGAGGAGACGGTTACCCAGCGCGTGCGGCTGCTTCGCCAGGCACTGGGCGACGATGCGCGCGCGCCCCGCTATATACGTACCGTGCGCAGCCGGGGTTACCAGCTGGGTGCGCCCGTCATCCCTGATCTGGTCGAGCCCGGCCGGCGGCGCCTGGCGCTATGGCCTGCACTGGCAGCGGTCAGCGTGCTCGCGGTGACCGCGCTCGGCGCCAGCTTTCTTGCGCGTGAAGAGAAGCCCGTTACAAGCGCCGAGCAGGAGATCCTCGATCGCGCACAGTGGTATGCACGCATAGGCCAGCGCGATAACAACGAACGTGCGCTCGCGCTGTATGACCGGGCCTTGCATGAAGCGCCCGACGACGTCGATGCCCTGGTGGGTGCCAGCCGCACGCGCGCCGCGCGTACCTGCCTGTACAACGGCAGCACCGATGACGCCCGCGACGCGTTGCGCATCGCAAGCCGCGCGGTGTCGGTCGGCTCGGACAATCCGCGCGCCTGGTCGGCTCTCGGCTACGCGCGCGATTGCCTCGGCGATATCGGCGGCGCCATCGCCGCGTACGAAGCCGCCGTTCGGCTCGATCCCGATGATGACGCCACGCGTTCCTCGGCGGCGTATCTCTACCAGGAGCAAGGGCGGCTGGCGGATGCCATGCGTGCCAACCTCGATATGCGCGGCGATCCCGGCCGCGTGCGCTATCGCGAAGTACAGCTTGCCCGCGAGTACGAGTTGCTCGGCTTCGTGACGCAGGCGGGACAGCGTTACAAGCGGATCTTCGAACTGGCCCCGGACAACGTGTTCGGCAACCTCGGCTGGCCTGCGTACCTGTTCGCGCACGGTCGCTTCGATGAAGCGCGCGCGGCGGTGGCCGAAGCCCGCCAGCGTGATACGGCGCGGCCCGAGCTTGCCCAGCTCGATGGCGAGCTCGCGTTGCGGCGTGGTGACCACGCCGCCGCGGCCAACGCCTTTGCCGAAGCCCACGCCTTGCGGCCGGATGCCTCATTGCCCGGCACGCTGGTGCTCCTCCATGCCAGCCAGCCGCTCACGGGCGATGCGCTTGCCCAGCGCATCGCGGATACACGCAAAGCGCTCGTCGATAACCCATGGCCGGCCAGCCGGTTCGAACTGGTCTGGCTGATGGAAGCCGCGGGCGACCACCGTGGCGCCATCGCCGCGCTGGAAGAAGCCGTGGCGATGGGCTGGCGTGATACGGGTTACCTGCGTGCTTCGCCGCTGTTCGCAACGATCGCCGCCGACCCGGGGTTCCAGGACGTGATCGATAGCATCGACCGGCGCACGCGCGCCGAGCGCGAGCGTGTGCTCGATGCATCGTGGTGCCCATCCGACCTGCCCTGCCACGAACCCCAAAAGCGCGACCCACCCCTGTAG
- a CDS encoding undecaprenyl-diphosphate phosphatase: protein MNDLISAILLGIVEGITEFLPISSTGHLLIAERWLGARSDLFNVAIQAGAILAVTFIYWRTLWSFVQNWRRPETRDYIAKLAVAFLITAVLGLIATKMGFKLPETITPIAWALIIGGIWMIAAEQIASKRPDRTAITWRVAILVGLAQMVAGIFPGTSRSASTIFIAMLAGTSNRAAATEFAFLVGIPTMYAATGYELLKTFQHGGAAGEDWTGLAVAFVVSTIVAFVAVKWLLGYIRSHKFTPFAIYRIVLGIALLLFLPAGV from the coding sequence GTGAACGACCTGATCAGCGCCATCCTCCTCGGTATCGTCGAAGGAATCACCGAATTCCTCCCCATCTCGAGCACCGGCCACCTGCTCATCGCCGAACGCTGGCTAGGCGCACGCTCCGATCTCTTCAACGTAGCCATCCAGGCCGGCGCGATCCTCGCGGTCACCTTCATCTACTGGCGCACGCTGTGGAGCTTCGTGCAGAACTGGCGCCGCCCGGAGACGCGCGATTACATCGCCAAACTCGCGGTCGCCTTCCTGATTACCGCCGTGCTCGGCCTCATCGCGACCAAGATGGGCTTCAAGCTGCCTGAGACGATCACGCCGATCGCGTGGGCGCTCATCATCGGCGGCATCTGGATGATCGCGGCGGAGCAGATCGCTTCGAAGCGGCCCGACCGCACGGCGATTACCTGGCGCGTGGCTATCCTTGTCGGCCTCGCACAGATGGTGGCCGGCATCTTCCCGGGCACCTCGCGCTCGGCGTCCACCATCTTCATCGCCATGCTTGCCGGTACGAGCAACCGCGCCGCGGCCACCGAGTTCGCCTTCCTGGTCGGCATCCCCACCATGTACGCCGCCACCGGCTACGAGTTACTGAAGACCTTCCAGCATGGCGGCGCGGCCGGCGAAGACTGGACCGGCCTGGCCGTGGCATTCGTGGTTTCCACGATCGTGGCTTTCGTCGCGGTGAAGTGGCTCCTCGGCTATATCCGCTCGCATAAGTTCACGCCGTTCGCGATCTACCGCATCGTGCTGGGCATCGCGTTGCTGCTGTTCCTCCCCGCGGGCGTCTGA
- the acpA gene encoding acid phosphatase encodes MTKKHDNDTPDTGRRRLLGGMATTGAMLALGGAAEAATAAAPKPGAPAPTGAALDALLEKHIHNVVVIYAENRSFNNLFGNFPGLLDPLKDVPPERYIQRDRDGTVLKTLPKIWGGLVPHEQTVDHRTYKIAEDAITGLPNAPWELHTGDGTPLPHGVVTRDLVHAFYNNQLQINGGKNDGFVAWGDNGALTMGHYANTPVNLRLWRLAEQFTLCDRFFMGAFGGSFLNHQYLVAAQPPFYPDADKSPSQFGIAVTESGSATDYRLKMDEKSPKSAMEGKPKFAHHNQLTPDFYAVNTMGPPYSPGFNVDRKNPLLADATSANTLVPQKHKHIGDVLSAKNVDWAWYGGGFQAALDGKGDSDDGTFPSTPNFQAHHQPLNYFETLAPGTDARAKHLRDGGLGESPKTNKFLADAKAGKLPAVAYYKPQGDLNMHAGYSDVEAGDRHISSIVHQLQQGPQWKNMLVIITFDENGGWWDHVAPPKGDRWGPGTRIPALVVSPFAKKGHVEHTMYDTGSISRFLTRRFKLEKLAGLQMRDDATVKAGGPAPGDLTETLTFT; translated from the coding sequence ATGACCAAGAAGCACGACAACGACACGCCTGATACCGGGCGCCGCCGCCTCCTTGGCGGCATGGCTACGACGGGCGCGATGCTTGCGCTCGGTGGCGCGGCCGAGGCCGCGACGGCTGCCGCGCCCAAACCGGGTGCACCCGCGCCCACCGGCGCGGCGCTGGATGCCCTGCTCGAGAAGCACATCCACAACGTCGTGGTGATCTACGCCGAGAACCGCAGCTTCAACAACCTGTTCGGCAATTTCCCCGGCCTGCTCGATCCGTTGAAGGATGTGCCGCCCGAGCGCTATATCCAGCGTGATCGCGATGGCACCGTGCTGAAGACGCTGCCGAAGATCTGGGGCGGCCTCGTACCGCACGAGCAGACCGTGGATCACCGCACCTACAAGATCGCCGAAGATGCGATCACTGGCCTGCCGAATGCACCGTGGGAATTGCACACGGGCGATGGCACACCGCTACCGCACGGCGTGGTCACGCGCGATCTTGTCCACGCGTTCTACAACAACCAGCTGCAGATCAACGGCGGCAAGAACGATGGCTTCGTGGCATGGGGCGATAACGGCGCCCTCACCATGGGCCACTACGCCAACACGCCCGTGAACCTGCGCCTTTGGCGCCTGGCCGAGCAGTTCACCCTGTGCGATCGCTTTTTCATGGGTGCGTTCGGTGGTTCGTTCCTCAACCACCAGTACCTCGTGGCCGCGCAGCCGCCGTTCTACCCGGACGCGGACAAGAGCCCGTCGCAGTTCGGCATCGCGGTGACCGAGAGCGGCAGCGCTACCGACTACCGTCTGAAGATGGACGAGAAGTCGCCGAAGAGCGCGATGGAGGGCAAGCCCAAGTTTGCCCACCACAACCAGCTCACGCCCGATTTTTATGCGGTGAACACGATGGGCCCGCCGTATTCGCCGGGCTTCAACGTGGATCGCAAGAACCCGCTGCTGGCCGATGCGACGAGCGCGAACACGCTGGTCCCGCAGAAGCACAAGCACATCGGCGACGTGCTCTCGGCGAAGAACGTCGATTGGGCGTGGTACGGCGGCGGCTTCCAGGCGGCCCTGGATGGCAAGGGCGATAGCGATGACGGCACCTTCCCGTCGACGCCGAACTTCCAGGCCCACCACCAGCCGCTGAACTACTTCGAGACGCTGGCTCCCGGCACCGACGCACGCGCGAAGCACCTGCGCGACGGCGGTCTGGGCGAATCGCCGAAGACCAATAAGTTTCTGGCGGACGCGAAGGCCGGCAAGCTACCCGCCGTCGCGTACTACAAGCCGCAGGGCGACCTGAACATGCACGCCGGCTATTCGGACGTGGAAGCCGGTGATCGCCACATCAGCAGCATCGTCCACCAGCTGCAGCAGGGCCCGCAATGGAAGAACATGCTGGTCATCATCACCTTTGATGAAAACGGCGGCTGGTGGGATCACGTCGCGCCGCCGAAGGGCGATCGCTGGGGCCCGGGCACGCGTATTCCCGCGCTGGTCGTCTCGCCCTTCGCGAAGAAGGGTCATGTCGAACACACGATGTACGACACCGGCTCGATCTCGCGCTTCCTCACCCGTCGCTTCAAGCTCGAAAAGCTGGCCGGCCTGCAGATGCGCGACGACGCGACGGTGAAGGCCGGCGGGCCGGCCCCGGGCGACCTGACCGAAACCCTGACGTTCACCTGA
- a CDS encoding family 43 glycosylhydrolase has translation MTRPALLLAAIGLAPVAAHATQHTYANPVDIDYRYAWEVMNDGVSFRTGADPAIVRYGDAYYLFQTMADGYWMSKDLLHWDFVKPDHWPLDGNVAPATLVADGKLFLMQSAFAPKPLMVSTDPAHGKWTFWTHQLPPVPGATRYDPAGKLEVRGPLPPGPWDPDLFRDDDGKVYLYWGSSETYPLYGAQLDMRLDSTEGEGKRLAFATQPQALLHLDPANHGWERFGPDHTMGDKPAYIEGSWMNKHGGRYYLQYGAPGTEYNVYGTGVYVADKPLGPFTYAPYNPVGYKPGGFATGAGHGSTFDDAFGNAWNTGTTWLGVNQTFERRIVMFPAGWHADGEMWVDTRFGDFPQRMPDHALREGESTFTGWMLLSYRKSAVASSALPDHPASMLTDENPRTFWVANTNHPGESITIDLKEAPTVRAVQINYADYQSDRYGDAPDLVTQFVLEGSVDGTHWSTIADLSASDRDRPNAYVELVTPMHLRYIRYVHKHVGAKHLAISDIRVFGNADGSAPKAPSGLTVVRGADPREAAIAWKPVPGAVGYNVRWGLAADRLHATYQRFADQPTSFTLRSLNRGVRYVVAVEAFDERGVSELSQIVELPPR, from the coding sequence ATGACGCGCCCAGCCCTCCTGCTAGCGGCCATTGGCCTGGCCCCTGTCGCAGCACACGCCACCCAGCACACCTACGCCAACCCGGTCGACATCGACTACCGCTACGCGTGGGAAGTGATGAACGACGGCGTGTCATTCCGGACCGGTGCGGATCCCGCGATCGTCCGCTATGGCGATGCGTACTACCTGTTCCAGACCATGGCCGACGGCTACTGGATGTCGAAGGATCTGCTGCACTGGGATTTCGTCAAGCCGGATCACTGGCCACTCGACGGCAACGTCGCGCCAGCGACGCTCGTGGCCGATGGCAAACTATTCCTGATGCAATCGGCGTTCGCACCGAAGCCGCTCATGGTGTCGACCGATCCCGCGCATGGAAAATGGACCTTCTGGACGCACCAGCTACCGCCCGTACCGGGCGCGACGCGGTACGACCCCGCCGGCAAGCTCGAAGTACGCGGCCCGCTGCCGCCCGGCCCCTGGGATCCCGACCTGTTCCGCGATGACGATGGGAAGGTTTACCTCTACTGGGGCTCATCTGAGACCTACCCGCTTTACGGTGCACAACTCGATATGCGCCTTGATTCCACCGAAGGCGAAGGCAAGCGCCTGGCCTTCGCGACGCAACCACAGGCACTCCTGCATCTGGATCCCGCAAACCACGGCTGGGAACGCTTCGGCCCCGACCACACGATGGGCGACAAGCCCGCGTACATCGAAGGCTCGTGGATGAACAAGCACGGTGGCCGTTACTACCTGCAGTACGGCGCACCCGGTACTGAGTACAACGTGTATGGCACCGGCGTGTATGTGGCGGACAAACCACTCGGCCCCTTCACCTATGCACCGTACAACCCCGTCGGGTACAAGCCCGGTGGCTTCGCGACAGGCGCGGGGCACGGCTCCACATTCGACGATGCGTTCGGTAACGCCTGGAACACCGGCACCACATGGCTGGGCGTGAACCAGACCTTTGAACGACGCATCGTCATGTTCCCTGCGGGCTGGCATGCCGATGGCGAGATGTGGGTCGATACACGCTTCGGCGATTTTCCCCAGCGCATGCCCGATCACGCGTTGCGCGAGGGCGAAAGCACATTCACGGGCTGGATGTTGCTCTCCTATCGCAAGAGCGCTGTCGCATCATCCGCATTGCCTGACCACCCCGCCTCCATGCTGACGGACGAAAACCCGCGCACGTTCTGGGTCGCGAATACGAACCACCCCGGCGAGAGCATCACCATCGATCTTAAGGAGGCGCCGACCGTGCGCGCTGTCCAGATCAACTATGCCGACTACCAATCCGATCGCTACGGCGATGCACCGGATCTCGTCACGCAATTCGTCCTCGAAGGGTCTGTCGATGGCACGCACTGGTCCACGATCGCCGATCTTTCCGCTTCCGATCGCGACCGACCGAACGCTTATGTCGAACTCGTGACACCGATGCACCTTCGCTATATCCGCTACGTACACAAGCACGTCGGAGCGAAGCATCTTGCGATCTCGGATATCCGCGTGTTCGGCAATGCGGATGGCTCGGCGCCCAAGGCGCCCAGCGGCCTGACCGTCGTGCGTGGCGCCGATCCTCGCGAGGCGGCCATCGCATGGAAGCCCGTGCCAGGCGCCGTGGGCTACAACGTCCGCTGGGGCCTGGCAGCGGATCGCCTGCATGCCACCTACCAGCGGTTTGCCGATCAGCCCACATCGTTTACCCTGAGAAGCTTGAACAGGGGCGTCCGCTATGTCGTAGCGGTCGAAGCTTTTGATGAGCGCGGCGTCTCCGAACTTTCTCAAATCGTGGAGCTTCCCCCTCGATAG
- a CDS encoding tetratricopeptide repeat protein — MDVRTTCPANRRRGLIGLAAGMLAWGWVVVATAAPATAPPADLDAFFKQVREASALTAPLQRCLHMPDPPGSHWHPEAVREYCAYKFPDVMTRATFAHLIDDGKAAEVDRAFAKYLDAQRRDPKGVSRLDGAYANLGLRDASAESRRLIDAWRRQRPDSAFAVAASGMQWYAAAKQGRGMASNRETSADQMQTMETFGAMARDDLNKAAAMKPAFATPYSDQLGLAMYTGDDQGAADALTQGFALAPDDLSLWLSKAAFSAEKWGGSDAQVAQIGQDAEARTAKHPLMWVVVGRSHITLATHAQLQPPADGRFLAVVDEVAPPFDLGTLAAMAATAKKNDEALVLAVEALRFDDGNIFALNALADAAYKTPQAPWAADMLRRGAARHPDAMDNVRLAGMQLVYLGGTFAEATSLLESALAHDPKDKGVMLRLAEYALRAHDHYEDAKRLASRVIELYPDTPRAYVILIRAQIGTNDAGRIATIHYFLDHYGNDSTYAEFTRQMRDYLAGQEGRPG, encoded by the coding sequence ATGGATGTACGGACTACCTGCCCGGCGAACCGTCGCCGCGGCTTGATCGGGTTAGCTGCGGGCATGCTGGCATGGGGCTGGGTGGTAGTCGCTACGGCGGCACCCGCTACGGCACCGCCCGCCGATCTCGATGCCTTCTTCAAACAGGTCCGGGAAGCGTCCGCGCTCACCGCCCCCTTGCAGCGCTGCCTGCACATGCCCGATCCCCCGGGCTCCCACTGGCACCCGGAAGCCGTTCGCGAGTACTGCGCGTACAAGTTCCCTGATGTCATGACCCGGGCGACCTTCGCCCATCTGATCGATGACGGTAAGGCGGCCGAGGTCGACCGGGCCTTCGCGAAATACCTCGATGCCCAACGGCGCGACCCCAAGGGAGTGAGCCGTCTCGACGGCGCCTACGCCAACCTGGGACTCCGCGATGCGAGCGCGGAATCGCGCCGGCTCATCGATGCGTGGCGCAGGCAACGCCCCGATAGCGCTTTCGCCGTCGCAGCCAGCGGCATGCAGTGGTACGCCGCGGCAAAGCAGGGCCGCGGCATGGCGTCGAATCGGGAGACCAGCGCCGACCAGATGCAGACCATGGAAACATTCGGCGCCATGGCGCGGGATGATCTGAACAAGGCTGCCGCGATGAAGCCGGCCTTCGCAACGCCGTACAGCGACCAGCTCGGCCTGGCGATGTACACCGGTGATGACCAAGGCGCGGCCGATGCACTGACCCAGGGGTTTGCGCTGGCGCCCGATGACCTCTCGCTATGGCTATCCAAGGCAGCGTTCAGCGCCGAGAAATGGGGCGGTAGCGATGCACAGGTTGCCCAGATTGGCCAAGACGCCGAAGCGCGCACCGCCAAGCACCCGCTCATGTGGGTCGTCGTGGGGCGGTCGCATATCACCCTGGCAACCCATGCCCAGTTGCAGCCCCCGGCCGATGGTCGATTCCTGGCCGTCGTCGATGAAGTCGCGCCACCGTTCGATCTGGGCACGCTTGCCGCCATGGCAGCGACGGCGAAGAAGAACGATGAGGCGCTTGTACTCGCGGTGGAGGCCTTGCGCTTCGACGATGGGAATATCTTTGCGCTGAACGCACTTGCCGATGCCGCGTACAAGACACCCCAGGCCCCGTGGGCGGCCGACATGCTTCGGCGCGGTGCCGCACGGCACCCCGACGCGATGGACAACGTGCGGCTGGCAGGCATGCAGCTCGTCTATCTGGGCGGGACCTTCGCCGAAGCCACGTCCCTGCTCGAGTCCGCGCTGGCACACGACCCGAAGGACAAGGGTGTCATGCTGCGGCTAGCCGAGTACGCGCTTCGCGCACACGATCACTATGAAGATGCGAAGAGGCTAGCGAGTAGGGTCATCGAACTGTACCCCGACACGCCACGTGCCTACGTCATCCTCATCCGTGCACAGATCGGTACGAACGATGCCGGACGCATCGCAACGATCCACTACTTCCTTGACCATTACGGCAACGACTCGACGTACGCGGAGTTCACCAGGCAGATGCGTGATTACCTGGCGGGTCAGGAAGGCCGGCCCGGCTAA